From one Planococcus citri chromosome 3, ihPlaCitr1.1, whole genome shotgun sequence genomic stretch:
- the LOC135839399 gene encoding esterase E4-like, with protein sequence MFVSLYSIISLLCFINLVICNSQPQVTIPSGTVSGIDITLSNGKIIQAFLGIPYALPPVGENRFEEPKPYDKWEGIWNGSTFSRSCMQFSLLSDPLEAVTGEEDCLYLNIFTPKLPQSSTQPLNDVIVFLHGGSFMFGSGNYVIPDYLLAMHDVVFVYINYRLAMFGFYSTDDDVVPGNNGLKDQIMALRWIQRNINKFGGNPRSVTLAGNSAGSASVHFLLLSELGKDLFHKAIMTSGTVLQPWLLLGKSVSAISRKLASIAGCPTKSTRSMVDCLKTRPSMKLADSFRNFQIWRHLGYLFGPVIEPPGRNRVLQDDPLVLIRNKKDTIPCLVSVVQDEGFVGLNNFINNERILEELDNNFNAIAPYMLFYFHKLPENQYSKFADKIRQHFFHNQSIISDENYPKLIQMLGNRLITSNVEFVIREHTEHNFGPIYYSVFNYSGEHSILKLYAEPTSKRVLGVSHSDDMIYLMRSTFLDNKLRRPEDMNVSKLMANIWASFAKSGKPEINTTNLTWPAVSHVHKKGIAYLRINSADDLKIQYRYSNDQKAFNFWNNSLNEFTSSSQKRINDEF encoded by the exons ATGTTTGTTTCGTTGTACAGTATAATATCGCTGCTGTGTTTTATCAATTTGGTAATTTGCAATTCCCAACCACAAGTTACCATTCCTTCAGGAACTGTAAGTGGAATTGATATAACTTTATCAAATGGCAAAATAATCCAAGCGTTTCTTGGAATACCATATGCACTTCCGCCTGTGGGAGAAAATAGATTTGAA gaACCAAAACCGTACGATAAATGGGAAGGCATATGGAATGGATCAACATTTTCAAGATCCTGTATGCAATTCTCTTTACTAAGCGATCCATTGGAAGCTGTAACAGGAGAAGAAGATTGCCTTTACCTGAATATCTTTACACCAAAG TTACCTCAAAGTTCGACTCAACCTTTGAACGACGTAATTGTATTCCTTCATGGTGGTAGTTTCATGTTCGGAAGTGGTAACTACGTCATACCAGATTATTTGCTCGCGATGCACGATGTAGTCTTCGTTTATATAAATTACCGATTAGCTATGTTTG gatTTTATAGCACCGACGACGACGTGGTACCTGGTAATAATGGATTGAAAGATCAAATAATGGCGCTTCGATGGATACAGcgaaatataaataaatttggTGGTAACCCTAGAAGTGTGACTTTGGCAGGAAATTCGGCTGGATCAGCGAGCGTGCATTTTTTGCTATTATCAGAGCTAGGAAAAG ATTTATTTCATAAGGCAATAATGACCAGTGGAACGGTTCTACAACCTTGGCTGTTATTAGGTAAAAGCGTATCTGCTATCAGTAGAAAACTAGCGTCGATAGCTGGCTGCCCTACGAAATCTACAAGGTCAATGGTGGATTGCTTGAAGACTAGACCGTCTATGAAACTTGCCGATTCGTTTAGAAATTTTCAG ATTTGGAGACATTTAGGATATTTATTTGGACCAGTCATTGAACCTCCAGGAAGAAACAGAGTACTTCAAGACGATCCTTTGGTATTGATAAGAAATAAAAAGGATACCATACCTTGTTTAGTCAGTGTTGTTCAAGATGAAGGATTTGTTGGACTGAACA atTTTATAAATAATGAACGGATACTCGAAGAATTAGACAATAACTTCAACGCGATTGCTCCTTATATGTTGTTTTACTTCCACAAATTACCTGAAAATCAGTATTCTAAATTTGCTGATAAAATACGTCAACACTTTTTCCATAATCAGTCCATCATTTCGgatgaaaattacccaaaattgattcaa atgctcGGAAATCGTTTAATAACTTCAAATGTTGAATTTGTTATTAGAGAACATACTGAACATAATTTTGGGCCAATTTACTATTCTGTATTCAATTACAGTGGTGAACATAGTATACTAAAATTATATGCTGAACCTACATCCAAAAGAG TTTTAGGAGTGAGTCACAGTGACGATATGATATACCTCATGAGAAGTACTTTTCTTGATAATAAATTGAGAAGGCCGGAAGACATGAACGTTAGCAAATTGATGGCAAATATTTGGGCATCGTTTGCTAAATCGGG CAAACCTGAAATTAATACGACGAATTTGACTTGGCCAGCTGTTTCCCATGTTCATAAAAAGGGTATAGCGTATCTTAGAATAAACTCAGCtgacgatttgaaaattcagtacCGGTACTCAAATGATCAGAAAGCATTCAATTTCTGGAACAACAGTTTGAATGAATTTACAAGTTCAAGTCAGAAAAGAATCAAcgacgaattttaa